The genomic region CTTCGGTTACCGGCCAGGAAGGGCTCATGAAGGGCTACCTGGAGGATGCTTTTGGGGATTTGGGGCTTTATGTGGAGCTGCAGCACGTCGATTCTGACAGGTATAACGTGGTGGGGAGGCTAGGGGAGGGACCGCTGAGGCTTATGCTTTGTACCCATATGGATGTTATACCTGCGCTTGATGAGTCGCTGTGGCACACGCCGCCCTTCGAAGCTTGTGTGAGGGATGGCCGTATCTATGGCCGGGGGGCCGCCGATGCTAAGGGGTCCCTGGCGGCGGCGATGGAGGCCATGCTGAGGGCGAAAAAAGGGCTTAAAAATGGTAAAGGGTCCGTTGCGCTCGCCGCCGTGGTGGAGGAGGAGAGGGGCAGGTCGCTGGGCGCCAGAAAGCTCGTGGAAAAGTATAGGCCAGACATGTGTATCGTGCTCGAGCCGACCGGCCTGCGCCTGGCAACCGCTCATAAGGGGGCGCTACGGGTGGCGCTCACGATACGCGGCCGGGCGTCCCACTCGTCCATGCCGGGCGTCAACGCCATTTCCATCGCATGCGATGCCATAAAAGGCCTCATGAAGTATCGCGACGAGGCGCTGGGCGCGGAGGACCCGTTGCTTGGCAGGCCTACCCTAGAGGTGACCATGATCAGGGGAGGGGAGCGCATCAACGTCATGCCCGAGAAATGTTTGATCTACCTGGATAGGCGGCTCATCCTGGGAGAGACGGTGGAAGACGCATACGACGGGCTTGTCCATGAAGTGGAAAAGATGGGTAAAAAGGCCGGAGCAGCTATGGATATTAAATTGCTATGCTCCTACCCGTCCACGAGCACCAGCGAGGATGAGGGCGTAGTTAAGCTGACCAAAGAAGCCCTGGCGAGGCATGGCCTTCCCCACGCCCCGGTCGGGTTCCCCGCAGGATGCGACATGTGGACGTTCCATGAGAAAGGCATACCGACGGCCATACTGGGGCCTGGGCACATCGAACAGGCCCACGGAGTGGACGAGTATATTGAGATAGGGCAGATGAGGCTTGCCACGGGCGTATATGAAAATATCATTAAAATGGCCCTGTCTAGCCCTTCCTGATGTGCGTTATAACGTGCCCCAGCTCGGGCACGATGAGCTCTGACACGGCCAGCCTTGCGGCGTTAGGAGAGCCTGGGATGCAAAACACGGCACGGTCCTCGATGACGCCCGCCATGGCGCGGGACAGCATGCTCGCCGTGCCGATCTCCTCATAGCTCTTTATGCGAAAAAGCTCCCCGAACCCCGGTATTGTCTTCTGGAGCATGGGCGTGACCGCCTCGATGGTCACGTCGCTCGCCGTCAGCCCGGTGCCCCCGCACACGATGGCGGCGTCAGCGTCCATGAGCACGTCCATGACGCACCGCTCTATTATCAAACGATCATCAGGCAAAAGCCTGTAAACGGTCTTATGGCCCGCCGCCCCGAGCAACTCAATAATAATCCTGCCAGACTCGTCCTCGCAATCCTCCGGGGAGGAGGACTCTCCATACTTCGAGTAGCGTGACGTGCTCACCGTGAGGACGGCACACTTATACGACTGGCCCTTCGATTTTTCCTTATGCATCTCATGTGAAGCCTTCTCCACGATTTCACCTTCGCCAATAAAAATATGGCCCCATCACTATAATTATTTCCGGTACATTTTTGGTCTAGCATAACGTGGATGGTTAAACATCGTATCTTCCATTTCTAAAGATTAAAGGGGTTCATTTAAGAATGGATGGTTTGGCACCACATCAAGACAATAATTATTCCTCACCGCCACGCGGCCGGGACTCGCAAAACAGGACAAAGGGGGTACTTGACGGTACCGATGGAGGATAAGTGAGACTATCCCCGTCATCCTCGCGAGCCTCTCGTCCGGTGGCGGTAGGAATTGAGGTGGGTGTTGAGGTGGGTGTTGAGGTGGGGTATCGGATTTTGGATGGAGCAGTGGTTAGCAGGTGAGGATTGACTGGCCTTACTTCTCCATCTCTCCTGTATACGCCTTCTCTTTGGGTAGCATGTAGCCGCATATGCTCGTAAGCCATGCGCTATTACATGTTACAATTGCATCTTTTCGCTTTAGGGTAATCAAGCTTTCAGGCATGAATGGCGTAATATCACGCCTGGAGCTATAGAACAAGCGGTTTTTTACCCTAAAGCCGCGTATTCGCCGAAACTCCCTTCGCTTACGTCGTTATTCGTTGCCTCGATACTGGTTGCGCTTCGTGCCCCTGTTTGGCGGGGTGTTTTTTGCCGACCGGACAGCAAGCCGTGCAGGCCGTACAATAGGCGTATGCCCCTTCTTTTATTTTAAAATGGTTCAGGCCACACGAGCCGCACTTTTTACGGTCCACGTCTTCTTCTGATATGGCGCCTACCGGGCACGCTTTCATGCACTCCTCGCACTCGCCGCATCTGTCGTCGCTTAATACCTCGCACGTCTCGCCCACGTCCGCGTCGGTCAGGACGCCCTTGAGCCTCAGCCTTGGGCCGTGCACCTTTGACACGAACATCATCGACTTGCCTATCCAGCCGAGGCCCGCCAGGACGGCCCATGCCTTCATGTAATACGACGTGTACTCTTCGCCCTGGAAGCCATGCCTTTTAAGGCATTCTATGGCTTTTAGTGAGGCGATGTCGAGCAGCATCATCTCAACCGAGGCTGTGTAGCTATCTGAAACCCTGTAGTATATATCCTCCTTGTCATCCATTAGCCTTTTTCCGAGTATTATCATGGCTCGGGCGGATGGCAGAATATCAAGGGGGTTTTTTATGCTTGAAATGTCGACCTCCCCATCGGCCCATTTGACCCCTTCTAGCAAGCCCATCTCGTCGGGCGGTATGACGGTGTCGTCGCCAAGCTTTAGCCATCCTACAACTTCGACGCCATATTTTGCGGAGATCGCCATTATCTCCTCTTTTACCATGCTGGCGTTTGGCATGAAGGTAATGTTTGAGCGTCCGAAAATATTAATACTTTGTAGATGTAAGTAGACTCCGCCGAAGGGCACCGATGGTCTAGCGGCTATGATATCAGCCTTCCAAGCTGAATACCCGGGTTCGAATCCCGGTCGGTGCATTTGTTCCCTTTTTTGCCAATTGTTTTTGCTTAAGCGTTTATCATTAAAAGAACTTTCTGTCCGACCATTGTTATCCCATCGCCAACCATCAATCCAGCCACAACATATAGCTTATATTCAACAATGTTTTATATAGCAGATGAAAAGCATATATATGATGCATGCTATCATATAGCACGCAAGGAGCCTAGCATGAGAGGCCACGGCATAGCTTTTGGGGCTGGCACTGTAATTAACGCCATCGCGACCTATAGGGGAAGCGCATTCGGCATCGACCTCAGGACAGAGGCCGAGGTGGACATTAAGGGCGACCGCATAGAGGGCGAGATAGAGGGGGGAGGCGATGCCAGGCTCATAGAAAGGGCGTGCGAGCTCGTATTGGAGAGGTTCGGGGTCGAATCCGGGGCACGCATTCGGACAAAGAGCCAGGTACCGCAGGCGAGCGGCCTTAAGTCGTCCAGCGCCGCGGCAAACGCGACGGTGCTGGCCACGCTAAGGGCTATCGGGAAGGACATGGACCCCCTGGAAATGATAAGATTGGGCGTCAGGGCGGCCCTTGATACCGGCGTCTCGATAACGGGCGCTTTCGACGACGCTTGCGCCTCAATGCTAGGGGGCGTCGTTGTCACCGATAATAGGAATAACGTGCTTCTCAAGCGAGAGCCGATAGAGTCGACAGTGGTCGTTTATGCCCCAGATAAGAGGGCGCTATCGAGGGATACTAACGTGCAGCGGTCCCGTGCAATTGCCCCGTGGGTCGAGATGGCTTTCGGGCTGGCTATGGCAGGGGACTATAAAAAGGCCATGACCCTGAACGGCTTTTTATACACCGCTGCCCTGGGGTTCAGCCCTGAGCCCATGCTTGCCGCCCTTGAAATAGGCGTGGAGGGCGTGAGCCTGTCGGGCACAGGGCCATCCTATACGGCGCTCGTCGAGGGCGAAAAAATAGATAAGCTGAAAGCGATATGGTCATCATACCCTGGCAGGGTCTTTGTCACCGTGACGAACAATGCCGGGGCTTATACGCTGAAGTGAGGGTCTGCATGTCGATCGAGGAAATCCGCGATGAAGTTAGGAAGGTTGACCTGGAGATATTACGATTGCTCGCCAGGCGCATGGACCTTGTGGGCCTCATCCTTGAGGAGAAAAAGAGGCAGGGTTTAGCCATAAACGATGACCGCCAGAACGAGCTGGTGCTTAAGCGTGCCATGGAGAAGGCCCTTGAGCTTAACCTGGATGTGGCTGCCGTCAAGGACATATTCCAGGCCATCATCGACATGAGCATCAGCAGGCAGCACGAGCTATCGGGCGAGGGCAAGCTGCCCTGATTTATTAAGCTCCATAATCCCTTATTATGCGCTCAGACCGCTCCCTTGCGCCCCCGGTGTCGCCATAGTAGGTGGCGGCAGACTTGAAATCCCTTATAAAGTCCTCAAGCCTCCCCTCCTCTAGCTCAGAGTTAAGCTCTATGCATGCCTCTATGAAGGCACGCCTCATCTCGCGAGCGTGCTCCGAGGACTGGATGAGGGCGTATAGCTCAGGGCTTTGTGAGAGCACCCGGCCGAGCATCTCCTTGGTAATGCCATATACGGGCGTCTTGAAGAGGGAGGCCTCCTCCATGTTTACCTGAGACTTTTCGAGCGCCCTGCCCATGGCGACGTACATGAAATGGGTCAGGCCCTGCACTACAGCCATGTTCATGTCGTGGCGCTCCGCCGTCGCCTCCAGCACGTTGAGGCCAGCCTCCTCGAAGAGAGGCCTGATGATGGGAAGCCACCGAACGCTCCTCTTCGTTGGGACGAGCACTATTGTGCGGCCACTAAAGTCAGACTGCGGACCAAACAACGGATGGGTACCGATGACCTCAACGCCTGGTGGGGCGTGGCGGAGCATCGCCTCGAGCGGCTTTACCTTAAGGGAGGACAGGTCCATGAGAAGCGACCCAGGCCTCATTCTGGGGGCGGCATCCGAAGCCACCTCTTCCAGGACATCCATGGGAACCGAGAGCACAACGACGTCAAAGTCACCCGCATCCTGGGGGCTGGCTAGCCCGACCCCCAGCGACCTCGCCACCCCTGAGGCGTCCCGCCTCGAGCTTATATAAACGTCATGGCCGGCATTTTTAAAAAGCCCGGCGCACCAGCGGCCCATGCCCCCGGCGCCGCCTATGATAAGCACCTTAAAGGGCATCCCTGGCGCCCCTCTCCATCACGTCTATAGGCGGCTTCACTCCCGTCCATATCTCGAAGGAGAGCGCCCCCTGCCTTACGAGCATCGTGATGCCGTCAATAGCCCTGGCCCCGGCCAGCCTCGCCTCTTTCAGCAGCCTTGTCTCCACTGGCCTGTAGACGAGGTCGAACACCGTTTGCCTGTCGCTGAGCATGTCAGCGGTGACCAGCGTCTCATCCTGGCCCATGCCAACCGTGGTCGTGTTTACGATTATATCCGAGATAGAGACCTTCTCCCTCAGATTATCCATGCCCGTCCCGAACACTTCGCCGTACTCCCTCATGTATGCAGCGAGGTCTGCTGCCTTCTGGGCGGTGCGGTTCGCGATGGTGACCGTGGCCCCGGCCTTCAAGAGCCCGTACGTGACCGCCCTCGCCGCCCCGCCCGCGCCGAGCACGAGCACGCTCCTGCCCTTCACCTTTACCCCGCTGTCCTCGAGCGATGCGATGGCTCCGGGCGCATCCGTGTTGTATGCCTTATTAGTGCGAAAGTCGATGGTGTTGGCCGCACCGATTTCGCGGGCGGCAGCGTCTGCCTCCACGAACCTGATGACCGCCTCCTTATGGGGGACCGTCACGTTGAGGCCCCCGAAGCCCAGCGCCCTCGCCCCATTTACCGCCTCATGGAGGTAGCGCCCTTTAACGTGGAAAGCCCCATAATAGCAATCCATGCCCAGCGCCTTGAACGCGGCGTTGTGCATCGCGGGCGAGAGGCTGTGCGCTATGGGGTCGCCTATGACGCCGTACATCGTGATCATATGTGGAAAAATGGTATTCGTACTTGATAAATGTATGTGGTAGTTTATTTTGTCGTCTTGTTCTATGATTCGATACCTTTGTAATATTAAGCTACTTTGGCTTTTTTAAAAACTCTATGTAGCGTACCATCTTCGCATTTTACTCTTGATACATATAAAATTACTAGATAAAATATAAATACAATAAATGATTATCATTTTATTACTTGGTGGGCATGAGCTTATTAAATGAATATATTAATAAAAATCTATCAGTACAGGAAATGGAAGAGGAATTAAAAAGACTGATCCTCGAATATAATAGAATAACTAAAAGATATTTGTTTGTTTATGCTACGACTATTGAAAAACAGCTCCCTCCTCAAATTTTATCGTTAGATAGATCAGATGCAGATGTTATTTATGATTTGCTTTGTGATAAGACTGATGTTAAACACCTGGACTTCTATGTAGAAACAAAGGGTGGTAACGCCGAAGCTGTTGAAGAAATTGTAAGATTTTTAAGAAGTAGATTTGAAACAGTAAATTTTGTTATTGCGGGAGAGGCTAAAAGCGCGGGGACGATTTTAGTTTTATCGGGAGACGAAATTTGGATGTCCGAAACGGGCAGCCTTGGGACTATTGACGCGCAGATGTTTATTGGCAGGTCCCCGATATCAGCACATGATTATATAGAATGGGTTAACCAAAAAAGAGAGGAGGCTCAAATAAATGGCAAATTGAACCCGTTTGATGCCACAATGGTAGCACAAATAACGCCTGGAGAGCTCGTTGGAGTACATAATGCCTATAACTATGCAAAAGACCTTGTGAAAGAATGGCTTCCAAAATATAAATTTAAAAACTGGACAGTTACAAAAACGAGAGGCATTCCCGTAACTGATGATATGAGAAAAACAAAAGCGGATGATATTGCAAATGAATTGTGTAATCATACTAGATGGAGGTCTCACGGTAGACCTATAAAAATCGAAGATTTAGAAAAAATAGGATTAGAAATTAATAGACTAGAAAATAATCCGGAGCTGGCAATAATTGTCCAAAGAATTCGGATAGTCACTAGACTTTTATTTTCTAACAGTACACACTATAAACTATTTGCAACAAAGGATAATAAGATATTTAAATCAGCCGCGCCAATTAATCAACAAGTAGTCGCTACGCAAGATACCACAAAAACTGATGCCATCGGGCGTGAAATTAAATGCCCAAAATGCGGCAAAATTCATAGACTATATGCGAAGTTTATACCCGATTTAAATATCGATGAACAAATACAGAAGCAAGGGTTTAAGCCATTCCCAAAAGATGCAAAACTAAAATGTGAATGTGGATATGAATTTGATCTATTAGGCCTGAAAAATGATATAGAAATGAAAATCGGCCGTAAAATCATATTTAATTAGACGGAGGAGGCACAAATGGATAGGGAACATGAAATAGCATCGGGCAATGTCGATGAATTATTAATATTTATAAAAGAAGCAAGGGAAGGGAAACTGGCGGACATTGAGCAAAGCTCTTTATCATATTTAAGGTATAATATATTATTTGAAACCATGGAAGAGGAGCAATATTACTATAGTATTAGATAACTATTTTTATTATATTCATAATTTATCCTGACTATTTGCCCTTTATTCTCTTATAGTAGCGGTCAAAGAGCAGGCTAAAGAAAAACTTCTGAAAATCAAGGTCGTCATTGATATGCTTATAGAACTTAAAGTTAGTCTCGCACATGTCCTGGACGATAGAGTTGGCCACGATATTAAAAGTAAGCTTGACGTTTTCGGGGTCGTTAACCTTAACGCTGGACTCAAGTGACGGGTTTGCATCTAGTTTGGCCTCTAGCTCCTGGATGAAAAACCTGTCCTTTTCCGAAAAATCGGTCCCAAATCGCTGGTTCATCTCCTTTATGATTAAAGATAAGGGCTCTAAGTCTTCACTCCTGGAGGATTTCGGCCCTGTGTCTATCCTCGGCTCAAGCTCGCCCTCGCCCCTTCCAAGTTTAATCTTACCGCTAGACGTCTTCTGTATCCTGTACGAGTCTATGTCTATGCTGCTCTGTATCTCGACCGGCAGCCTCTCCTCTGGTAATTTTATTTTACGTAATAGCATGCGCCCGAACTGGTATAGTTTTTCTAGGTCCGCATCAGTAAAGGTGATGATTTGCGAGAGGAACGCGTAGAGCCGGACATAGCCTTTTAGCTCTCTGTAGAACTTTTCTCTCTCTTCCACAGCGCTTTCCTGAAAACGCTTAGCTATTGGGTCTAAGGCTGCATGAAGCTTATCCACTGATGGACTGGAGCCAAAGTATATTCTTGCGTAGTTTTCCACGTCCTCGTCCGAGAAAATATGGAAGTCCATGAGACGCGTATGGTAATCGTATAGCAGGTTAGGGTCAGTACCTTCCTTTAGCCATGTCTTCTCATAGTAGGGCTTGAACGCTTTCTCGATCTCGTCTGCTTCGTTGGCGAAGTCCAGCACAACTGTAGTGGTCTTGCCCGGAGCCACACGGTTTAGCCTGCTCAGCGTCTGAACCGCTGCCACGCCTCCCAGCTTCTTATCGATGTACATGGCTTGAAGCAATGGCTGGTCGAACCCGGTCTGGAACTTGTTGGCCACGATGAGGAGCTTGTACTTGTCCTGCTTGAAGTTCTCGGCGGTCTGGGACTCGGGGAAGCCGTTCATGCCTGCCTCTGTGTACTTTTTGGTGCCATCGTTGAACCGCCTCACAAGCTCCTCGAAAATATAGCCCCTCTCAATGTTGCTGACCCTGTCAGGGTGCAGGTCAATGTGCCTGATGCCTTACAAAGCTGGGGGCCTGGGTTATCGAGCTTGCCCTTAAACCTGGCGTTGGCTTCCAACACCTTTTCTTTGGTCGGCGCCAGCACACAGTCTATGCGCCTCAAAACCGTAAAAGGCAATATCACGTCCTGATACTTGCTCCGCTTATAGCTATCTCGTAAAAGCTCGGCGATGCTCCAGATAAAGTTGACCTTTTCGCTAAAGTTTTCCATGCTTAGCCTCTCTAACCACCTGATATTCAAGGTATGACTAAACTGAATATTATCATACGATTGCATAGCATAATATTTATCATTCTGAAAAATTTGGAATATTTTCTATTTTATTGTAAATAATTATTCGTAATGAATCATTTTACATTAGATAAGAAGCCTATGATTTGCTCAAATACCTGTTCGGGCGCCCCATTCCCGTCCACCACCTTCCAGCCATCAGTGATAAGCCGCGCCCTCTCCCGGTTCTTCTTGAGGTGCGCCAGCGACTCGAACATCTCCTTGCCATTCCCTCGCAGGTGAATCCTCCACAGCGCCTCCTCGGGCTCAACGTCCAGGAAAAACATGTTTGGGGAGCGGGGGAGCAAAAAGCTCACCAGGGCATACGTGGGCTTTACCAGGGGGCGGGGCAGGTACGCGCAGGCCAGCGTGTAGCGGACGAATATCGCGTCCCGGCCGCCACGATAGTAGAGCATTAATGAGCGGACGACGTCGAGGGCATAAAACATCGTGGCGGCCATACTTCATGCCTATCACCGCCCCGAGGCCGTCCCCATAAGCTAGGGCAAGCATGCCCACCGCCACCACGAGGGGGGTATCGAAAAACAAAAATGCGAGCACTGTGAACATGAGGCAATAGTATACAAGCCCGAACTCGTTCCCGGCGCCTGACGCCGAGACTGCTGAAAGCCACTTTATAACAACCAAACATGCCTTTTTTATGCCCCTTCCCCCCTCCAGGCGGGAGGCCAGGCTCATAAAATAGCCCTGCATTCGCCGGGTGGTCAACAGCGAAAAGACGAGGGCAGAGCCGGCGATGAGCACCTCGGCCCACCAGTGGTCGAACAGGAATAATGTAAATACGATATTGCCTATGCTTATGTGCAGCATTTTTCTGCCTATTGCACGGTCGCCCTTCCAGGCTTTCTCGGAGATGAAAAAGACGATCGCTATATAGGCGCAGACAAGTACGATACCAAGCGCATCATTCCGAGAAAACCCGGGCACGGCGTCACTTCCTCAATATTGCTAGCACCCCGTTCGGGCAGACCTCCACGCATATGAAGCACTTTATGCAATCACGGCCGAACGTCGGCTTTCCGTTCAGCTTTATATTCGACGTGGGGCAGGCGTCCACGCAATGCCCGCACCTCATACACTCCCCCACCACACCTATCCTGGACGGGTCGATAGAGTCCATCTCGCGGCGCGCCTCCTTGAGGGATACGACGTCCTTTCCATAGAGGCGCTTGGCAAAAGGATGGGCGATAGGATTAAACCGCTGGCTTGTCAAGACATCGTCCAGGTATGGCAACACCTTGCCAATCAGGGAGCTTTTTATCTTCAGGCTTGCCTTTCTGGCGTTGCCGACCGTCATGGGGTTTATGTCCCCCAGCCCCCTGTCATGGGCTATCCGCACCACCTCGACGTCCATGGGGTCGATCCTGATGACGTTCGCCGCGACGGCGTCCAGCGCCACGGCATCCTTGCACGCCATAACCATGTCGGCCTTATACACGGATTTCGCCTCGGTCGGCCCATAATATGGCCCGGCAGGCCGCACTGACTGCGCGATATAAGTGGCATCCATGACGTTCATCACGATGCGAGGCCTCAAGAACTCGTACAGGTCTACCAGTGGCTCGTCAAGCCCGAGGACGTGTACGCGGGACCTGAATGAGGGCTCGACCAGCCCGAAGAGGTTCTCGATGCTACCTGAGAGGTGCATTAGAAAGTGATGCTTAAGGACGGGCACGTTGATTATAGCGTCCACCTCTAAGGCGGGCCTGGCGATGGACACCTTCTTCAATACTCGTGAGCCGGGCGGCTCTATCTCGATGTGGTTGGCGCTCCAGTCCACGAGCTCCCCGCCCGCCTCCTCTATTCTTTTTATGCTTTTCGCGTCGAGCACCTTTCTCGCGTCCCACCCCAGGACGGATAGGTCGCCTACCAGCGGCCTCGCTCCCTGGCCTGCGACCATCTTCACGATGGCGCAGATGACATCAACGTTGGTCACCAGGCCGCTGCCCGACGGCCTGGCGCAGCCGAGGTTGGGCTTGATGAGCACGTCGCCGCTGACCTTCAGCCCTCCCGCGAGCTGGACCGCGTCGCTCACCGCCTTCGACGGGTCGCTGCTCTTAACAAGGGATACGAATGTCATGGGCGTTCCATCCTCCTTTTAACTACCTAAGAGCCTAGAGTATATAAAAAGTTAATTAATCTTCGCTTTACTGGGCGAGAGCCTCCATCAATGCGCTATACGTATCCTGGCCTATCACGTTGGTCGGAATTATCCCCCAGCAGTAGAAGTACCCGAAGATGACTAGGAGGGGAAAGATAAGCTTGAACTCCCTTCTGCTTATAATGTCGTCGAATGCGATGATGAGGGCGAATGGAGCGGCAGGCAGGAGATAGCGGCTTACGTCCGGGTGCTGGACGAATGCCACGCAGCCCAGGTAGACCAGTGAGAATGAGCAAAGCTCGGGGCGCTTCCACAGGCGCAGCGCACCAAGGATGTAGATTATGTAGAACCCCATGAAGAGCTCAGCATTATTCGTGTTGCCCCTGGAGGCTGGCTCGAAGAAGTTCATGAAGGGCACGATTTTCATGAGCCCGCCATTCCACCTGAAGTAGGCGAAGAAGTCGCCATACGTGAACTGGTAGGCCAGGAAGTTTAGCCCCAGGAAGGCGGGGATGATGAGCAGGTAGGGCAGATACCTGTACTTTTTCTCGTAGAGCAGGAGAATGAGGTATGAGATAAACATGAGCACGCCGAAGATCTTCGTTACCGAGGCCAGGCCGGCGAGCGTGAACGCCGCCAGGTACCGGTCCTTCTTGTAGCAGTATATGGATGCCAGTATTAGCAATATGAATAGAGGCTCCGAGGCGCCGACGCTATGGTATAGCAGCCAGCGGCTGGGGAAAAATATGAAGACTATCGAGGCCCAGAACGGGTTAGCCGAGTAGTTGAACTCCTTTAAAAGCTGGTAGAACACGATGGTGGCGAGCGTCGAGCAGGCGATGACGACGAAGATCATGGACCGGTCGTAGCCCATGAATGAGAACGCCCTTATTAGCAATGGGTAGAGCGCCAGGTGGCATGCGTAGTAACAGCCTGGCAGGTTAAAGGGCGTTATCGCGGGCGCGGCGTAGAGCGTCTTAGCGACGTACATGTATAGAGGCCCGTCCAGGTACCTGTAGATGACGTCAAGCCTGTCGATGAACGGCAGGTAGACTGTGAGCGTGGTGACGACGTTGATGGCGGCTAGCAGGGCAATCCTGAAGTCAAAGCGCTCAAAGGAAAAGCCCCTTTTCTCGAGGATAGACGCC from Methanocella conradii HZ254 harbors:
- a CDS encoding thymidylate kinase, producing MAATMFYALDVVRSLMLYYRGGRDAIFVRYTLACAYLPRPLVKPTYALVSFLLPRSPNMFFLDVEPEEALWRIHLRGNGKEMFESLAHLKKNRERARLITDGWKVVDGNGAPEQVFEQIIGFLSNVK
- a CDS encoding chorismate mutase, whose translation is MSIEEIRDEVRKVDLEILRLLARRMDLVGLILEEKKRQGLAINDDRQNELVLKRAMEKALELNLDVAAVKDIFQAIIDMSISRQHELSGEGKLP
- a CDS encoding SDH family Clp fold serine proteinase; the protein is MSLLNEYINKNLSVQEMEEELKRLILEYNRITKRYLFVYATTIEKQLPPQILSLDRSDADVIYDLLCDKTDVKHLDFYVETKGGNAEAVEEIVRFLRSRFETVNFVIAGEAKSAGTILVLSGDEIWMSETGSLGTIDAQMFIGRSPISAHDYIEWVNQKREEAQINGKLNPFDATMVAQITPGELVGVHNAYNYAKDLVKEWLPKYKFKNWTVTKTRGIPVTDDMRKTKADDIANELCNHTRWRSHGRPIKIEDLEKIGLEINRLENNPELAIIVQRIRIVTRLLFSNSTHYKLFATKDNKIFKSAAPINQQVVATQDTTKTDAIGREIKCPKCGKIHRLYAKFIPDLNIDEQIQKQGFKPFPKDAKLKCECGYEFDLLGLKNDIEMKIGRKIIFN
- a CDS encoding type I restriction-modification system subunit M N-terminal domain-containing protein, with protein sequence MENFSEKVNFIWSIAELLRDSYKRSKYQDVILPFTVLRRIDCVLAPTKEKVLEANARFKGKLDNPGPQLCKASGTLTCTLTGSATLRGAIFSRSL
- a CDS encoding MogA/MoaB family molybdenum cofactor biosynthesis protein produces the protein MEKASHEMHKEKSKGQSYKCAVLTVSTSRYSKYGESSSPEDCEDESGRIIIELLGAAGHKTVYRLLPDDRLIIERCVMDVLMDADAAIVCGGTGLTASDVTIEAVTPMLQKTIPGFGELFRIKSYEEIGTASMLSRAMAGVIEDRAVFCIPGSPNAARLAVSELIVPELGHVITHIRKG
- a CDS encoding M20 family metallopeptidase; this translates as MIAIPSVTGQEGLMKGYLEDAFGDLGLYVELQHVDSDRYNVVGRLGEGPLRLMLCTHMDVIPALDESLWHTPPFEACVRDGRIYGRGAADAKGSLAAAMEAMLRAKKGLKNGKGSVALAAVVEEERGRSLGARKLVEKYRPDMCIVLEPTGLRLATAHKGALRVALTIRGRASHSSMPGVNAISIACDAIKGLMKYRDEALGAEDPLLGRPTLEVTMIRGGERINVMPEKCLIYLDRRLILGETVEDAYDGLVHEVEKMGKKAGAAMDIKLLCSYPSTSTSEDEGVVKLTKEALARHGLPHAPVGFPAGCDMWTFHEKGIPTAILGPGHIEQAHGVDEYIEIGQMRLATGVYENIIKMALSSPS
- a CDS encoding type I restriction enzyme subunit R domain-containing protein, which codes for MRRFNDGTKKYTEAGMNGFPESQTAENFKQDKYKLLIVANKFQTGFDQPLLQAMYIDKKLGGVAAVQTLSRLNRVAPGKTTTVVLDFANEADEIEKAFKPYYEKTWLKEGTDPNLLYDYHTRLMDFHIFSDEDVENYARIYFGSSPSVDKLHAALDPIAKRFQESAVEEREKFYRELKGYVRLYAFLSQIITFTDADLEKLYQFGRMLLRKIKLPEERLPVEIQSSIDIDSYRIQKTSSGKIKLGRGEGELEPRIDTGPKSSRSEDLEPLSLIIKEMNQRFGTDFSEKDRFFIQELEAKLDANPSLESSVKVNDPENVKLTFNIVANSIVQDMCETNFKFYKHINDDLDFQKFFFSLLFDRYYKRIKGK
- the aroE gene encoding shikimate dehydrogenase; translated protein: MITMYGVIGDPIAHSLSPAMHNAAFKALGMDCYYGAFHVKGRYLHEAVNGARALGFGGLNVTVPHKEAVIRFVEADAAAREIGAANTIDFRTNKAYNTDAPGAIASLEDSGVKVKGRSVLVLGAGGAARAVTYGLLKAGATVTIANRTAQKAADLAAYMREYGEVFGTGMDNLREKVSISDIIVNTTTVGMGQDETLVTADMLSDRQTVFDLVYRPVETRLLKEARLAGARAIDGITMLVRQGALSFEIWTGVKPPIDVMERGARDAL
- a CDS encoding prephenate dehydrogenase/arogenate dehydrogenase family protein; amino-acid sequence: MPFKVLIIGGAGGMGRWCAGLFKNAGHDVYISSRRDASGVARSLGVGLASPQDAGDFDVVVLSVPMDVLEEVASDAAPRMRPGSLLMDLSSLKVKPLEAMLRHAPPGVEVIGTHPLFGPQSDFSGRTIVLVPTKRSVRWLPIIRPLFEEAGLNVLEATAERHDMNMAVVQGLTHFMYVAMGRALEKSQVNMEEASLFKTPVYGITKEMLGRVLSQSPELYALIQSSEHAREMRRAFIEACIELNSELEEGRLEDFIRDFKSAATYYGDTGGARERSERIIRDYGA
- a CDS encoding shikimate kinase translates to MRGHGIAFGAGTVINAIATYRGSAFGIDLRTEAEVDIKGDRIEGEIEGGGDARLIERACELVLERFGVESGARIRTKSQVPQASGLKSSSAAANATVLATLRAIGKDMDPLEMIRLGVRAALDTGVSITGAFDDACASMLGGVVVTDNRNNVLLKREPIESTVVVYAPDKRALSRDTNVQRSRAIAPWVEMAFGLAMAGDYKKAMTLNGFLYTAALGFSPEPMLAALEIGVEGVSLSGTGPSYTALVEGEKIDKLKAIWSSYPGRVFVTVTNNAGAYTLK
- a CDS encoding 4Fe-4S binding protein, with product MPNASMVKEEIMAISAKYGVEVVGWLKLGDDTVIPPDEMGLLEGVKWADGEVDISSIKNPLDILPSARAMIILGKRLMDDKEDIYYRVSDSYTASVEMMLLDIASLKAIECLKRHGFQGEEYTSYYMKAWAVLAGLGWIGKSMMFVSKVHGPRLRLKGVLTDADVGETCEVLSDDRCGECEECMKACPVGAISEEDVDRKKCGSCGLNHFKIKEGAYAYCTACTACCPVGKKHPAKQGHEAQPVSRQRITT